A stretch of Geomonas oryzisoli DNA encodes these proteins:
- a CDS encoding MCP four helix bundle domain-containing protein, with protein MKWFYDLKLGAKLMTGFIAVAIVAGVVGYFGIREIHVIEAADNKLYEKVTIPIAQLQDISTSFQRMRVNLRDMMDTTGAEQQEKMGRIVKFREDINTAAAEFEKTIMTDEGRKLFAEFKRTRGVYGPLVDQMIALAKAGKISEAQAIMRGAGSKASREEQNSIEALVDAKLKQAKLTAAGNEEVAKTATTTMLILIAVGALLAIGLGLFITRIVQRQLGADPKEVGEVANRVAAGDMSVAIEVNAKHGDSVMAAMQKMVESIKALVADANMLSDAAIAGKLATRADASKHQGDFQKVVAGVNDTLDAVIGPLNVAAEYVDRISKGDVPPRITDSYNGDFNEIKNNLNVCIDAVNALVADAGMLSQAAVDGKLATRADATRHQGDFKKIVTGVNDTLDAVIGPLNVAAEYVDRISKGDIPPRITDSYNGDFNEIKNNLNVCIDTLEALIADMNNMSTQHDLGDIDVQIAAANYQGVYRQMAAGVNNMVNGHISVKKKAMACIAEFGRGNFEAELEQFPGKKAFINNTIEQVRDNLKALIADADMLVQAAVAGKLATRADASKHQGDFRKIVAGVNETLDAVIGPLNVAAEYVDRISKGDIPPRITDNYNGDFNEIKLNLNNCIDIMNNLLMEADKVVKAAADGQLDQRANPDLFVGGWKELVVGVNNIVTNIVNPLMVTADYVDKVAKGVIPPAIVTEYKGQYNIIKDNLNAVVKMMNELLEQTDIIIKAAADGELDKRADASLFVGGWNKLVSGVNDTVTNIVNPLMVTADYVDRIAKGDMPPTIVTEYKGQYNLIKTNLNVLIEAINKITDAAKEVSNGNLMVSLKERSAQDELIHALSAMVGKITEVVTEVKVAADNVASGSVQLSANAQSMSQGASQQAAAAEEASSSMEEMSANIRQNADNAQQTEKIAVKSADDAKEGGKAVAETVQAMKDIAGKISIIEEIARQTNMLALNAAIEAARAGEHGKGFAVVASEVRKLAERSQVAAGEISELSITSVEVAERAGEMLSAILPDIQKTAELVQEINASSKEQDTGAQQINKAIQQLDQVIQQNASASEEMASTAEELSSQSEQLQSTISFFRVDMAAREHRGAPKQLTKSVSKNEVKQLKQRSAAPAKKAMGHDLVLADTDGDSDFERF; from the coding sequence ATGAAGTGGTTTTATGATTTGAAGCTGGGTGCGAAGCTGATGACCGGATTTATCGCGGTCGCCATCGTAGCAGGGGTGGTCGGGTATTTCGGCATCAGGGAGATTCATGTAATCGAGGCCGCCGACAACAAATTGTACGAGAAGGTCACCATTCCCATCGCGCAGTTGCAGGACATCTCCACCTCCTTCCAGAGGATGCGGGTGAACCTTCGTGACATGATGGACACGACCGGGGCTGAGCAGCAGGAGAAGATGGGCCGGATCGTGAAGTTCCGCGAGGACATCAACACCGCCGCAGCCGAGTTTGAGAAGACCATCATGACCGACGAGGGGCGCAAACTCTTCGCGGAATTCAAACGGACCCGCGGGGTCTATGGCCCGTTGGTGGACCAGATGATCGCGCTGGCGAAGGCCGGCAAGATTTCCGAGGCCCAGGCGATCATGAGGGGGGCGGGAAGCAAGGCCTCCCGTGAGGAGCAAAATTCCATCGAGGCCCTGGTGGACGCCAAGCTCAAGCAGGCGAAACTGACCGCCGCGGGTAACGAAGAGGTGGCCAAGACGGCTACCACCACCATGCTGATACTGATCGCCGTCGGCGCGCTGCTCGCCATCGGCTTGGGGCTCTTCATCACCAGGATCGTGCAGCGCCAGCTGGGCGCCGATCCCAAGGAGGTGGGCGAGGTGGCCAACCGCGTGGCGGCCGGTGACATGAGCGTCGCCATCGAGGTGAACGCCAAGCACGGCGACAGCGTCATGGCAGCCATGCAGAAGATGGTCGAGTCCATCAAGGCCCTGGTCGCGGATGCCAACATGCTCTCCGACGCGGCCATCGCAGGGAAGCTCGCCACCCGTGCCGACGCCTCCAAGCACCAGGGCGACTTCCAGAAGGTGGTGGCCGGTGTCAACGATACCCTGGACGCGGTGATCGGCCCCCTGAACGTGGCTGCCGAGTACGTGGACCGTATCTCCAAGGGTGATGTGCCGCCCAGGATCACCGACAGCTACAACGGCGATTTCAACGAGATCAAGAACAACCTGAACGTCTGCATCGATGCCGTGAATGCGCTAGTTGCCGACGCGGGCATGCTGTCGCAGGCTGCGGTGGACGGCAAGCTCGCCACCCGCGCCGACGCCACCAGGCACCAGGGCGACTTCAAAAAGATCGTCACCGGTGTTAACGACACCCTGGACGCGGTGATCGGGCCGCTGAACGTGGCGGCCGAGTACGTCGACCGCATCTCGAAGGGGGACATCCCCCCCAGGATCACCGACAGCTACAACGGCGACTTCAACGAGATCAAGAACAACCTGAACGTCTGCATCGACACCCTGGAAGCCCTGATCGCGGACATGAACAACATGTCGACCCAGCACGACCTGGGCGACATCGACGTGCAGATCGCCGCGGCGAACTACCAGGGTGTCTACCGGCAGATGGCGGCAGGCGTCAACAACATGGTCAACGGCCACATCTCCGTGAAGAAGAAGGCGATGGCCTGTATCGCCGAGTTCGGCCGCGGCAACTTCGAGGCGGAGCTGGAGCAGTTCCCGGGCAAGAAGGCCTTCATCAACAACACCATCGAGCAGGTGCGCGACAACCTGAAGGCGCTTATCGCCGACGCGGACATGCTGGTGCAGGCGGCGGTTGCGGGGAAACTCGCCACCCGCGCCGACGCCTCCAAGCACCAGGGGGACTTCCGGAAGATCGTCGCCGGCGTGAACGAGACCCTGGATGCGGTGATCGGCCCCTTGAACGTGGCCGCCGAGTACGTGGACCGCATCTCCAAGGGGGACATCCCGCCGCGCATCACCGACAACTACAACGGCGACTTCAACGAGATCAAGCTGAACCTGAACAACTGCATCGACATCATGAACAACCTCCTCATGGAGGCGGACAAGGTGGTCAAGGCGGCGGCCGACGGGCAGCTTGACCAGCGCGCCAACCCCGATCTCTTCGTCGGCGGCTGGAAGGAACTGGTGGTGGGTGTCAACAACATCGTCACCAACATCGTGAACCCGCTCATGGTGACCGCGGACTACGTGGACAAGGTCGCCAAGGGGGTCATCCCGCCCGCCATCGTCACCGAGTACAAGGGGCAGTACAACATCATCAAGGACAACCTGAACGCGGTGGTCAAGATGATGAACGAGCTCCTCGAGCAGACCGACATCATCATCAAGGCCGCGGCTGACGGCGAGCTGGACAAGCGTGCCGACGCCTCCCTCTTCGTGGGGGGGTGGAACAAACTGGTCTCCGGCGTCAACGACACGGTGACCAACATCGTGAACCCGCTCATGGTGACCGCGGACTACGTGGACCGCATCGCCAAAGGTGACATGCCGCCGACCATCGTCACCGAGTACAAGGGGCAATACAACCTGATCAAGACCAACCTGAACGTGCTGATCGAAGCGATCAACAAGATCACCGATGCGGCCAAGGAGGTCTCCAACGGCAACCTGATGGTCTCCCTGAAGGAGCGCAGCGCCCAGGACGAGTTGATCCACGCGCTCTCTGCCATGGTCGGCAAGATCACCGAGGTGGTCACCGAGGTCAAGGTGGCGGCGGACAACGTCGCTTCCGGCAGCGTCCAGCTCTCCGCCAACGCCCAGTCCATGTCGCAGGGCGCCTCCCAGCAGGCGGCCGCTGCCGAAGAGGCTTCCTCCTCCATGGAGGAGATGAGCGCCAACATCAGGCAGAACGCCGACAACGCACAGCAGACCGAGAAGATCGCGGTGAAGTCGGCCGATGATGCCAAGGAAGGTGGCAAGGCGGTGGCCGAGACCGTGCAGGCCATGAAGGACATCGCCGGCAAGATCTCCATCATCGAGGAGATCGCGCGTCAGACCAACATGCTGGCCCTGAACGCGGCCATCGAGGCGGCCCGCGCCGGGGAGCACGGCAAGGGCTTCGCGGTGGTGGCTTCCGAAGTGAGAAAGCTCGCCGAACGGAGCCAGGTGGCCGCGGGCGAGATCTCCGAGCTGTCGATAACCAGTGTCGAGGTCGCCGAGCGGGCCGGGGAGATGCTCTCCGCCATCCTGCCCGATATCCAGAAGACCGCCGAGCTGGTGCAGGAGATCAACGCCTCCAGCAAGGAGCAGGATACCGGCGCCCAGCAGATCAACAAGGCGATCCAGCAACTGGACCAGGTGATCCAGCAGAACGCATCGGCCAGCGAGGAGATGGCATCGACCGCCGAGGAACTCTCCTCGCAGTCGGAGCAGCTGCAGTCGACCATCTCCTTCTTCAGGGTCGACATGGCGGCGCGCGAGCACCGCGGAGCACCAAAGCAGCTGACCAAGTCGGTCTCCAAAAACGAGGTGAAGCAGCTGAAGCAGAGGTCGGCCGCACCGGCCAAGAAGGCCATGGGACACGACCTGGTCCTGGCCGATACGGACGGCGACAGCGACTTCGAGAGGTTCTAA
- a CDS encoding chemotaxis protein CheA, with product MSDAFAQAFKDEARELLADLEEALLEMEENPADLGLVGRVFRTMHTIKGSGAMFGFDDIASFTHNVETVYDLVRNGELAVSKELVNLSLAARDRILAMLEAAEGGAPADAQQNEEVIRGFRALVPGQEVGGHPQTAPDAPEEDADRSAPMVTYRIRFKPEAGVFASGVNPLSLLRELQDLGPCHIVANTCEMQTLDALDPELCYLYWDIILSTSAGREAVDDVFIFVVDSCELSITVVDDGMADDVGGGYKKLGEILIERGDLTQQQMDELLGRQKKFGELAVEAGLVNAASITSALVEQQHVKEMRQERQTQTQTQEAASSIRVSADKLDLLVNLVGELVTVQARLSLVAQELKRHAELVSVAEEVERLTNDLRDNALDIRMLPIGATFSKFKRLVRDLSAELGKEIELTTEGADTELDKTVIEKLNDPLVHIIRNSIDHGVETPEARLAKGKQRTGSLHLAAVHSGDSVLITIRDDGAGLNVDAIRAKAIERKIIPAGAELSDREVWQLIFAPGFSTAAKVTSVSGRGVGMDVVKQAIEGLRGSIDVKSEPDRGTSITLKIPLTLAIIESLLVQIGKDRFVMPLAMVDECILLTEKEIEQGHGRDILLVREKLVPYVPLRKMFHIEGKGPAIQQVVICQLEGKRVGLVVDWVIGEHQTVIKSLGRMYQQVEGMSGATILGDGSVALILDVPAIFKAAEGAA from the coding sequence ATGAGTGATGCTTTTGCCCAGGCGTTCAAGGACGAGGCCAGGGAGCTTTTGGCGGATCTGGAAGAGGCGCTGCTCGAGATGGAGGAGAACCCGGCAGACCTCGGCCTCGTAGGCCGGGTGTTCCGGACCATGCATACCATCAAGGGATCCGGGGCCATGTTCGGCTTCGACGATATCGCCTCGTTCACCCATAATGTGGAGACGGTGTACGACCTGGTGCGCAACGGCGAACTGGCGGTGAGCAAGGAACTGGTCAACCTGAGCCTTGCGGCGCGGGACCGCATCCTCGCCATGCTGGAGGCTGCCGAAGGGGGGGCACCGGCGGATGCGCAGCAAAACGAAGAGGTGATCCGGGGCTTCCGTGCCCTGGTGCCCGGGCAGGAGGTGGGCGGGCACCCGCAGACCGCGCCGGATGCGCCGGAAGAGGATGCCGACCGGTCGGCACCCATGGTCACCTACCGGATCCGCTTCAAGCCGGAAGCCGGCGTATTCGCCAGCGGCGTTAATCCCTTGAGCCTATTGCGCGAGCTGCAGGACCTGGGGCCATGCCATATCGTCGCCAACACCTGCGAGATGCAGACTCTGGACGCGCTCGACCCGGAGCTCTGCTACCTGTACTGGGACATCATCCTCAGTACCAGCGCGGGGAGAGAGGCGGTCGACGACGTTTTCATCTTCGTGGTCGATTCCTGCGAGCTGAGTATTACGGTCGTGGACGACGGCATGGCCGATGATGTCGGCGGCGGTTACAAGAAACTTGGCGAGATCCTGATCGAGCGCGGCGATCTGACACAGCAGCAGATGGACGAACTGCTGGGCAGACAGAAGAAATTCGGTGAGTTGGCGGTGGAGGCGGGGCTGGTCAATGCCGCCTCCATCACCTCGGCACTGGTCGAACAGCAGCACGTAAAAGAGATGCGCCAGGAGCGGCAGACCCAGACCCAGACCCAGGAGGCCGCCTCCAGCATCCGGGTCAGCGCCGACAAGCTGGACCTTTTGGTGAACCTGGTGGGCGAGCTGGTCACGGTGCAGGCCCGCCTTTCCCTGGTGGCCCAGGAACTGAAGCGCCATGCCGAGCTGGTTTCGGTGGCCGAGGAGGTGGAGCGGCTCACCAACGATCTCAGGGACAACGCCCTCGACATCAGGATGCTCCCCATCGGCGCCACCTTCTCCAAGTTCAAGCGGCTGGTCCGCGACCTTTCCGCCGAGCTGGGCAAGGAGATCGAGCTCACCACTGAGGGTGCCGACACCGAGCTCGACAAGACCGTGATCGAGAAGCTGAACGATCCCCTGGTGCACATCATCCGCAACAGCATCGACCACGGCGTGGAGACGCCGGAGGCCCGTCTGGCCAAGGGGAAACAAAGGACCGGCAGCCTCCACCTCGCCGCGGTGCACTCAGGCGACAGCGTGCTGATAACCATTCGCGACGACGGGGCCGGGCTGAACGTCGACGCGATCCGGGCCAAGGCGATAGAGCGCAAGATCATCCCCGCCGGCGCGGAGCTGTCCGACCGGGAGGTCTGGCAGCTCATCTTCGCCCCCGGCTTTTCGACGGCGGCCAAGGTCACCAGCGTCTCGGGGCGCGGCGTCGGCATGGACGTGGTCAAACAGGCCATCGAGGGGCTGCGCGGCAGCATCGACGTGAAGAGCGAGCCGGACCGGGGCACCAGCATCACGCTGAAGATCCCGCTTACCCTGGCCATCATCGAGAGCCTACTGGTGCAGATCGGCAAGGACCGCTTCGTCATGCCCCTGGCCATGGTGGACGAGTGCATCCTGCTCACCGAGAAGGAGATCGAGCAGGGGCACGGACGCGACATACTGCTCGTGCGCGAGAAGCTGGTCCCCTACGTGCCGCTCAGAAAGATGTTCCACATCGAAGGGAAGGGACCCGCGATCCAGCAGGTGGTGATCTGCCAGTTGGAGGGGAAACGGGTGGGGCTCGTGGTGGACTGGGTGATCGGCGAGCACCAGACGGTGATCAAGTCCCTGGGGCGGATGTACCAGCAGGTTGAGGGGATGTCCGGCGCCACCATCCTGGGTGACGGTTCGGTGGCCCTCATCCTCGACGTCCCGGCCATCTTCAAGGCGGCAGAAGGTGCGGCCTGA
- a CDS encoding CheR family methyltransferase, producing MAFTFFMRDQPTLEYAADHMIGYAMGRSRIKIWDAGCALGQETYTIAMIFAQKMNSFGFKNLRIDATDYDSANNFGEVVKAATYPYEELQRTPSELFQKYFEPADQPGQFRVVQLLRDRVNFQYHDLLSLKAPGGDYCLVVCKNVLLHFQYRERVEVFRMFHEALAPGGYLATENTQKLPQEIAHLFEQVVPDAQLFKKIGG from the coding sequence ATGGCTTTCACGTTCTTTATGCGGGACCAGCCCACACTGGAGTACGCGGCCGACCACATGATCGGCTACGCGATGGGCCGAAGCCGCATCAAGATCTGGGATGCCGGCTGCGCCCTGGGGCAGGAAACCTATACCATAGCCATGATCTTCGCCCAGAAGATGAACTCCTTCGGCTTCAAGAACCTGCGCATCGACGCCACCGACTACGACAGTGCCAACAACTTCGGCGAGGTGGTCAAGGCGGCCACCTATCCCTACGAAGAACTGCAACGCACCCCCTCCGAACTTTTCCAGAAGTATTTCGAACCTGCGGACCAGCCCGGCCAGTTCCGGGTGGTGCAGCTTTTGCGCGACCGGGTCAACTTCCAGTACCACGACCTCCTCTCGCTGAAAGCGCCCGGCGGCGACTACTGCCTGGTGGTGTGCAAGAACGTGCTGCTCCATTTCCAGTACCGGGAGCGGGTCGAGGTCTTCAGGATGTTCCACGAAGCCCTCGCCCCCGGCGGCTACCTCGCCACCGAAAATACCCAGAAACTCCCCCAGGAGATCGCCCATCTCTTCGAACAGGTGGTGCCCGACGCCCAGCTGTTCAAAAAGATCGGCGGCTAG
- a CDS encoding STAS domain-containing protein, whose amino-acid sequence MDAADVKVSKKKERTLVTFSGEMTIANVGELRLSLLQAFAVGKPVELSLAGLTGIDVTGLQLLCSCHRTSVDKGVPCTVTGRNEVLAAMAETAGMPRFKGCAEDVAQTCMWRVETERATP is encoded by the coding sequence ATGGACGCGGCAGACGTGAAGGTTTCCAAGAAGAAGGAGCGCACCCTGGTCACCTTCTCCGGGGAGATGACCATAGCCAACGTGGGAGAACTCAGGCTGAGCCTTTTGCAGGCTTTTGCCGTGGGCAAGCCGGTGGAACTCTCCCTGGCGGGTCTCACCGGCATCGACGTGACCGGGTTGCAGCTTCTGTGCAGCTGCCACAGGACGTCGGTCGACAAGGGGGTCCCCTGCACGGTTACCGGCCGCAACGAGGTACTGGCGGCCATGGCGGAAACGGCGGGGATGCCACGGTTCAAAGGATGCGCCGAGGACGTGGCGCAGACGTGCATGTGGCGGGTCGAGACTGAGAGGGCGACGCCATGA
- a CDS encoding PocR ligand-binding domain-containing protein translates to MKRITGPLLILLAVLWLGLLDLPCSPACAAQQTVRVAAFNFYPGIFKAKDGSIQGFYVDTLAEIARREGWRIQYVYGDWTDGISRIKNGEVDLLTSVAWTSERTQFLDYGKVPLLTVWGELYVPRKANLNSIKGVEGKRVGVMKRDFNGASFRNMVEKFGINCRFVEYGNFEEIFQAVAAGRVDAGVVNNTFGAAKQYQYGLVSSGIIFNPFDIFLATGKGRNPQLIATLDRYLEGWRGTEDSPYHKALERWSHGAAASLHVVPPWLAPTLAGLVLFLAGAGVFIVLLRIQVRKNTAELVQQAADRKLIEETLFFINECGARYRADELLYGINRYLAGALDVDYAFVAQLTQDGRSARTHGFYTRSGGGSDITYRLVGTPCDNVMGKSVCVYPQGVTALFPEDDILRDMEVDGYAAVPLWDAQGAGIGLLGVMSRTPLHNPALIETLLGIASSRAAQELEAMNHLAVLDLKKFAMDNMKDAAYWIRPDGTISDVNGAACAMLGYSEDEFRSMWIGQLRPGCDEECWRQTWESLKEQGSLQFEATHLSRDGRLVPVEITANYFSYAGTEYDYAVVRDITERKKMEETLEHRLAVLTDPMVHLEAVRMEDLFDLDELQGIQDAFAQASGVASIITDAAGRPVTRPSNFSYLCSEIVRKTERGLANCMRSSSYLGNLSQGGLGMQPCLSAGLWDGCATITVGGRHVGNWLVGQVLDEDADLDRMTAYADEIGVDRTAYREALGKVNRMSREQFRKVCEALHQIAGQLSRMAVQNVQQAQHISERKRTEERLLEYLKVIECSRDLVCVLDRDYRYRMVNGAFLRYRNLTTEQVVGRTVAEVVGEEHFAQIKHHLDACLAGQSVRLEMEQAFPERGVRAVTVTYTPVEDQGGNTRIACVISDQTDKKHLEEQLRQSQKMEAVGHLAGGIAHDFNNILTVIVGYGNFLGMDGSLSQHQHEQVDQIIAAAERGSQLTRGLLTFSRKQVMNPRILDLNALVAQVQTFLLRIIGEDIELKFNPAQEQLNVYADASQLEQVLMNLATNARDAMPDGGMLTIQTGWQQVDEAYARSQGYGDPGRYACIIVSDSGSGMDRATRERIFEPFFSTKAVGKGTGLGMSIVYGIVKQHKGFINVYSEPGEGTTFKIYLPQAAAEAGAHAPEADRAAPVPGTETVLVAEDDVNVRGLVESLLKKYGYQVVLAVDGSDCVQKYLEHRGKIDLILMDVIMPGKNGKEAFDEIRRIDPSAKVLYSSGYTADFMKTRGVFDDNIDLIMKPVQPMTLLHKIREVLDRKA, encoded by the coding sequence GTGAAGCGCATTACCGGACCTCTTTTGATCCTGCTTGCCGTGCTCTGGCTCGGTTTGCTCGACCTCCCCTGTTCCCCCGCCTGCGCCGCCCAGCAGACGGTGCGCGTCGCCGCGTTCAACTTCTACCCCGGTATCTTCAAGGCCAAGGACGGCAGCATCCAAGGCTTCTACGTCGACACCCTCGCCGAGATCGCGCGCCGGGAGGGATGGCGCATCCAGTACGTCTACGGCGACTGGACCGACGGCATTTCCCGCATCAAAAACGGTGAAGTGGACCTGTTGACCAGCGTGGCCTGGACCAGTGAACGGACCCAGTTCCTCGACTACGGGAAGGTGCCGCTGCTCACCGTCTGGGGTGAGCTCTACGTCCCGCGCAAGGCGAACCTTAACAGCATCAAGGGTGTCGAGGGGAAGCGGGTCGGCGTGATGAAGCGGGACTTCAACGGCGCGAGCTTCCGCAACATGGTGGAGAAGTTCGGCATCAACTGCCGCTTCGTGGAATACGGCAACTTCGAGGAGATCTTCCAGGCGGTCGCTGCCGGGCGGGTCGACGCCGGCGTGGTGAACAACACCTTCGGCGCCGCCAAGCAGTACCAGTACGGACTGGTCTCCTCCGGCATCATCTTCAACCCCTTCGACATCTTCCTCGCCACCGGCAAGGGGCGCAACCCGCAACTCATCGCCACCCTGGACCGCTACCTGGAAGGCTGGCGCGGTACCGAGGATTCCCCCTACCACAAGGCCCTGGAGCGCTGGTCCCACGGCGCCGCCGCCTCTCTCCACGTCGTGCCCCCCTGGCTGGCCCCGACCCTGGCCGGGTTGGTGCTGTTTCTGGCCGGCGCCGGCGTCTTCATCGTGCTGCTGCGCATCCAGGTGCGGAAGAACACCGCCGAGCTCGTCCAGCAGGCGGCGGACCGCAAGCTCATCGAAGAGACTCTCTTTTTCATCAACGAATGCGGCGCCAGGTATCGTGCCGACGAGCTCCTCTACGGCATCAACCGTTACCTCGCCGGCGCCCTCGATGTCGACTACGCCTTCGTGGCCCAGCTCACCCAGGATGGGCGCTCCGCCCGGACCCACGGCTTTTACACCAGGTCGGGAGGGGGAAGCGACATCACCTACCGCCTGGTCGGCACCCCCTGTGACAACGTGATGGGGAAAAGCGTCTGCGTCTACCCCCAGGGTGTCACGGCGCTGTTCCCCGAAGATGACATCCTGCGTGACATGGAGGTGGACGGGTACGCCGCGGTGCCGCTTTGGGACGCCCAGGGGGCGGGGATCGGCCTGCTCGGTGTCATGAGCCGCACGCCGCTGCACAATCCCGCACTGATCGAGACGCTGCTCGGTATCGCCAGTTCCCGTGCCGCTCAGGAACTGGAGGCGATGAACCATCTCGCCGTGCTGGACCTCAAGAAGTTCGCCATGGACAACATGAAGGACGCAGCGTACTGGATCCGTCCCGACGGCACGATCAGCGACGTCAACGGAGCCGCATGCGCCATGCTGGGGTATAGCGAGGATGAGTTCCGCTCCATGTGGATCGGGCAGTTGCGCCCCGGGTGCGACGAGGAGTGCTGGCGGCAAACCTGGGAGTCGCTCAAGGAACAGGGAAGTCTCCAGTTCGAGGCGACGCACCTCTCCCGCGACGGCCGCCTGGTGCCGGTCGAGATCACGGCAAATTACTTCAGCTATGCCGGGACCGAGTACGACTATGCCGTCGTGCGCGACATCACCGAGCGCAAGAAGATGGAGGAGACGCTCGAGCACCGGCTGGCCGTGCTCACCGACCCGATGGTGCACTTGGAAGCGGTCAGGATGGAGGATCTCTTCGACCTGGATGAACTGCAGGGGATCCAGGATGCCTTCGCGCAGGCTTCGGGCGTCGCCTCGATCATCACCGATGCTGCCGGGCGGCCGGTCACCCGTCCGAGCAACTTCAGTTACCTGTGCAGCGAGATCGTCCGCAAGACCGAGCGCGGCCTTGCCAACTGCATGCGCTCCAGCAGTTATCTCGGCAACCTCAGTCAAGGAGGCCTCGGGATGCAGCCCTGCCTGAGTGCCGGGTTGTGGGACGGCTGCGCTACCATCACCGTCGGTGGGCGTCACGTCGGCAACTGGCTCGTGGGTCAGGTGCTGGACGAGGACGCGGACCTGGATCGGATGACCGCTTACGCCGACGAGATCGGGGTCGATCGCACCGCTTACAGGGAGGCGCTCGGCAAGGTGAACCGGATGTCCCGGGAGCAGTTCAGGAAGGTCTGCGAGGCGCTGCACCAGATCGCCGGCCAGCTTTCCCGCATGGCCGTGCAGAACGTGCAACAGGCGCAGCACATCTCGGAGAGGAAGCGCACCGAAGAGCGACTGCTGGAGTACCTGAAGGTGATCGAGTGCTCCCGCGACCTCGTCTGCGTACTCGACCGCGACTACCGTTACCGCATGGTCAACGGCGCATTCCTGCGCTACCGCAACCTGACCACGGAGCAGGTGGTGGGGCGGACCGTGGCCGAGGTCGTCGGAGAGGAGCATTTCGCCCAGATAAAGCACCACCTGGACGCCTGCCTGGCCGGGCAGTCGGTACGTTTAGAGATGGAGCAGGCATTCCCGGAACGCGGGGTCCGCGCGGTGACGGTGACCTATACCCCGGTCGAGGACCAGGGGGGCAACACCAGGATCGCCTGCGTGATCAGCGACCAGACCGACAAGAAGCACCTCGAGGAGCAGCTCAGGCAGTCCCAGAAGATGGAGGCGGTCGGGCACCTCGCCGGTGGGATCGCCCACGACTTCAACAACATCCTCACCGTCATCGTGGGATACGGCAACTTCCTCGGGATGGACGGTTCGCTCTCCCAGCACCAGCACGAGCAGGTGGACCAGATCATCGCCGCCGCCGAGCGCGGCTCGCAACTCACCCGCGGGCTGCTCACCTTCAGCCGGAAGCAGGTCATGAACCCGCGCATCCTGGACCTGAACGCGCTGGTGGCGCAGGTGCAGACGTTCCTGCTGCGCATCATCGGGGAGGACATCGAGCTAAAGTTCAACCCGGCACAGGAGCAGTTGAACGTCTATGCCGACGCAAGCCAACTGGAACAGGTCCTGATGAACCTTGCCACCAACGCCCGTGACGCCATGCCCGACGGGGGGATGCTCACCATCCAGACCGGCTGGCAGCAGGTGGACGAGGCATACGCCAGGTCCCAGGGGTACGGCGATCCGGGACGGTACGCCTGCATCATCGTGTCCGATTCGGGCAGCGGTATGGACCGGGCCACGCGCGAGAGGATCTTCGAGCCCTTCTTCTCCACCAAGGCGGTCGGCAAGGGGACCGGCCTCGGCATGTCCATCGTGTACGGCATCGTCAAGCAGCACAAGGGGTTCATCAACGTCTACAGCGAACCGGGAGAGGGGACCACGTTCAAGATCTATCTGCCACAGGCCGCTGCCGAGGCGGGGGCGCACGCCCCCGAGGCGGACCGTGCCGCACCTGTGCCCGGAACCGAGACGGTTCTCGTGGCGGAGGATGACGTGAACGTCAGGGGGCTGGTCGAGTCGCTGCTGAAGAAGTACGGGTACCAGGTGGTGCTGGCGGTGGACGGCAGCGACTGCGTGCAGAAGTATCTGGAACACCGCGGCAAGATTGACCTGATCCTGATGGATGTCATCATGCCGGGGAAAAACGGCAAGGAAGCCTTCGACGAGATCAGGCGGATCGACCCGTCCGCCAAGGTCCTCTACTCAAGCGGATATACCGCCGACTTCATGAAAACGCGCGGCGTCTTCGACGACAACATCGACCTCATCATGAAACCGGTGCAGCCGATGACGCTGCTGCACAAGATCAGGGAGGTGCTGGATAGAAAGGCGTAG
- a CDS encoding MBL fold metallo-hydrolase produces MKIVPLKKSPATYSCNSYLILGDWNRIEDVNTLIDPGVDDFILAEIRELSTGFGKEPVQQVVLTHNHFDHTAGVAALKEAFGCRVFAYDNGRLVDETLHDRQFIKAGDDFLEVLHTPGHSGDSVCLYAPSLQVLFSGDTQVRVLAAGGSYCPAYVEALKRLCTLKIQSVYSGHDQPVLHGAREMLQQSLDFVLSAQIR; encoded by the coding sequence ATGAAGATCGTGCCCCTGAAGAAGAGCCCTGCGACCTACAGCTGCAACTCGTACCTCATCCTCGGGGACTGGAACCGGATCGAAGACGTCAATACCCTGATCGACCCCGGGGTTGACGATTTCATCCTGGCCGAGATCCGGGAACTCTCGACAGGGTTCGGCAAGGAACCGGTGCAGCAGGTGGTGCTCACCCACAACCACTTCGACCACACGGCCGGCGTTGCTGCTCTCAAGGAGGCCTTCGGCTGCAGGGTTTTCGCCTACGACAACGGTCGTTTGGTCGACGAGACGCTGCACGACCGGCAGTTCATCAAAGCCGGCGACGACTTCCTCGAGGTGCTGCACACCCCCGGCCACTCGGGCGACTCGGTATGTCTGTACGCCCCCTCGCTGCAGGTGCTCTTCTCCGGCGACACCCAGGTCCGGGTGCTGGCCGCGGGAGGGAGCTACTGCCCGGCGTATGTTGAGGCGCTCAAGAGGCTGTGCACGCTTAAGATCCAGAGCGTTTACTCCGGCCATGACCAACCCGTGTTGCACGGCGCACGCGAGATGTTGCAGCAGAGCCTGGACTTCGTGCTCTCTGCGCAGATCAGGTGA